Proteins encoded together in one Meles meles chromosome 7, mMelMel3.1 paternal haplotype, whole genome shotgun sequence window:
- the LOC123945928 gene encoding olfactory receptor 8S1 → MEVGNTTTVTTFVLLGLSNNPQIQAVLFVLFLGIYLLTLMGNLTMLLVIRTDSHLHTPMYFFLSHLSFLDAFYSSVIVPKLLENLLSKWKTISPLECFTQISLVIFSGATEACLLSVMAYDRFQAVCHPLLYVVAMNKKVCIGLVGASWAIGIGTGLVNSILLAQQHFCGPNLVRSFACELPPVLPLTCSDPYISVVSILTTMAVLGLGTLVLLLGSYTRIIMTALGINSAMGRSKIFSTCSSHFLVVTIFYGSGVFRYMTPASGSALEQVLSMQYSVVTPLLNPLIYSLKNREVKVALRRVFTRKPRLTL, encoded by the exons ATGGAAGTTGGCAACACAACCACAGTCACCACATTTGTCCTTCTAGGACTGTCCAACAACCCTCAGATCCAGGCTGTGCTTTTTGTGCTCTTCCTGGGGATTTACCTCCTGACTCTGATGGGGAACCTGACGATGCTGCTGGTGATCAGAACTGATTCTcatctccacacacccatgtacttcttcctgagTCACCTCTCCTTCCTGGATGCTTTCTATTCCTCAGTCATTGTGCCTAAACTGCTAGAGAACCTTCTTTCCAAGTGGAAGACTATATCCCCCCTTGAATGTTTCACCCAGATCTCTTTGGTCATATTTTCCGGAGCCACTGAAGCTTGCCTCCTTTCAGTCATGGCCTATGACCGGTTCCAGGCTGTGTGCCACCCACTGTTGTATGTGGTGGCTATGAACAAAAAGGTATGTATTGGCCTGGTGGGAGCATCATGGGCCATAGGAATAGGGACTGGCCTGGTTAACAGCATCCTTCTGGCTCAGCAGCACTTCTGTGGCCCCAATCTTGTCCGCAGTTTTGCCTGTGAGCTTCCCCCAGTGCTCCCTTTGACCTGTTCTGACCCTTATATTAGTGTTGTCTCCATCCTGACCACCATGGCAGTCCTTGGCCTTGGCACTCTGGTCCTATTGCTGGGCTCCTACACTCGTATCATCATGACAGCCCTGGGAATCAACTCTGCAATGGGTCGGAGCAAGATCTTTTCCACCtgctcttctcattttcttgtgGTCACCATCTTTTATGGTTCAGGAGTTTTCAG GTACATGACCCCAGCATCTGGCTCAGCCCTGGAGCAAGTACTCTCCATGCAGTACAGTGTGGTGACCCCACTGCTAAACCCCCTCATCTACAGTCTCAAGAACCGGGAAGTGAAGGTAGCTCTCAGGAGGGTGTTCACCAGGAAGCCCAGGCTTACCTTGTAA